From the genome of Rhizobacter sp. AJA081-3:
AACCCCTTCGCGCTGAAGGACCCGGCGATCAAGCTGCGCTACGAAGGCCCGCCCAGCGGCCCGGGAGCCGCCTACGCCTGGGAGAGCGAAACCGTCGGCGCCGGCCGCATGGAGATCATCGAGGCCGCGGCGCCCAGCCGCGTGGCGATGCGGCTGGACTTTGAGAAGCCGATGAAGGCCAGCAACCGCGTCGAGTTCCGTCTGCAGCCGATGGGTGCGCAAACCGAAGTGACCTGGGCGATGAGCGGCCCGATGCCCTACCTGTCGAAGCTGATCACGAGCTTCGTCAGCATGGACAGGATGGTCGGTCCCGACTTCGAGGCCGGACTGGCGAACCTGAAGGCGGCGGCAGAGAAGGGCTGAGGCGAACCGACGCGGGGCCGACGCGCAAGAGACTCAGTTGACGACGATGTCGACACGAGTGGTCGAGGTGTAGTCGAAGCCGTTGCGTCGGGTGGTCAGCACCACGGTGATATCCATCTGGTCACCGAACGTCAGCGGAGTGCCACCCGTTCCGTACAGCCGTCCGGTCGCCGGATCGATGTTCATCCAGGCGCGAATCACGGTACCCGAGCCGGGTGTCGGGATCATGCTGTAGGAGTACTGGTCACCGGTCAGCCCATCGCTGACTGGCAGCGGCGATATCGAAAACGCCATGCCGTCGAACACGTTGTAGTTGGCGTCCTGATAATTGAAGTAGGGTCCTGTGACGGACCAGTTCAGCGTGCCAGAAAACGCGAAGACGGTGCTTTGGTCAGGCAGTTGAACCGTCTGCGTCACCGATGGCGTGTACTGGCCGGCCGTCGTCGGCCGACCCGAAAGTGTACCGGTCTGCGCGTCGATGGTGACGCCGGGTGGAGCTCCCAGCAGGCTGTACGTGACAGTTGCACCGGCAACCGGGAAATAGTTCGAGTTGGCCGCGAGCGACACCACGTCTCCCAGTACGGAACTGCAGCAACTGCCGTAGTCGAGAGTCAGTGCCGGCTCCACCGCCGCGATACGGACAGTCGTTGCCGCGGTGATGAAGGTCGTGCCCTGATGCGTGATGCTCAGTTCGACCTGGAAGGTTGAGATGCCGAAGACGGTCGGCGTGCCGCTGAGCCTGCCGGTGGCAGGATCGAAGCTGGTGCCTTGCGGCACCGCACCCGACACGATCCGGTATTGCACGACGTCGCCAGCAGGGGCGACATACAGATCGGCAAAAGGCGAGGTGCTCGCGCGCACGGTTGTCAGGCCATTCAAGACACGGCCCAGCGGCACGGTCTGATCGGCTCCAGCGACGTTGTCGGTGACCGCGGAGAGTGCCGGTGCTGCCACCTGAAGCGTCACGGGTGCGCTGACGGAACCGCTGTAACCGCTGACCGTCAGAACAATCGAGGCGTTGTACGTCCCTACGGCTGAGGGTGATCCGATGAGGGTGCAGCCTGGACCGATGGAGACTCCAGGAGGCAAAGCGCCGGAGGCAACGGCGCAGGTGGGGGTGTTGGCCCCGAGTCCGTTGAGCAGAGGGTTGATGGCCAGAGCCTGAAACAAGGGCACCACCGCGCCGCTGTAGTTGAACTCGACGGCCAATGTCTGCCCGCCCCCTCCGCCTCCGCAGCCGGGGAGCACAAGAAGAGACGCCAGCACGATTCCGGCGAGTGATCTGAGACGGGTCGGCAAGATGCTCTCCTGGGTGGTTGGCGTTACGCCGAACTTCGATCTGATCATTGTGCTTCGACCTCGAGCGCATTGCATACTGCAGATCCCTTTCCTCCAGCCTTTCGGGGCCTCTCGAGCTGTGAACCCTACGATCCGTTCCACCGTGGTCGTCGGCGCCGGTGCCGTCGGCAGCTTCTTCGGCGCGATGCTGGCGCGCGCCGGCCATCGCGTCACGCTGATCGGCCGTGCGCCGCACGTGCAGGCGATCGTTCGCGACGGGTTGCAGTTGCACATGGGCGGGCAGGTGCAGTCCGTGCCGATGGCCGCGACCACCGAACTCGCCGCCGTTCGCGATGCGGATCTGGTGCTGTTCTGCGTGAAGTCCACCGACACCGAAGCGGTGGCGCGCGAGATCGCGCCACTGCTGGCCGACGACGCCTTGGTGCTGAGCCTGCAGAACGGCGTGGACAACGCGGCGAGCATCGCGCGCCAGGTGCGGCAGACGGTGGTGCCCGCCGTCGTCTACGTGGCCACTGCGATGCCGCAGCCGGGCGTGGTCCAGCACTTCGGCCGCGGCGATCTGGTGATCGGCCCGCTGAATGCGCGCGACGCGCACGACGCCGCGCTGCAGGCGCGACTGCAATCGGTGGCGGAGCTGTTCGCCACCGCCCAGGTGCCCGTGCGCATTTCGCCGGACGTGACGGGCGAGCTGTGGAGCAAGCTGATGGTCAACTGCGCCTACAACGCGATCTCGGCGCTGGCTCAGCAGCCCTATGGACGCATGGCGGCGCTGCCGGCCATACGCGAGGTGCAGCACGCGGTGGTGCGCGAGGTGGTGGCGGTGGCGCAGGCCGATGGCCAGTCGCTGACGCTGCCGGCCGCGCTCGAGGCGATGGAGCGCATCGCTGTCGCGATGCCGGCGCAGTTCTCGTCCACCGCGCAGGATCTCGCGCGCGGCAAGCCGACAGAGATCGACCACCTCAACGGCTACGTCGCGCGGCGCGGCGCCGAGCTCGGCATCGCCACGCCAGTCAACCAGACGCTGCATGCGCTGGTCAAGTTGGTCGAGGCCGGGCGCGCCGCGTCGGCGGCATGAGCGACGCCGGCCAGCCGCTGCCCGACGAGTTCGTGCAGGCCCTGCGCGAATTGGGCCTGGCCGATGATGAACCGCTGACCGGCGAACCGCTGACCGGCGGCGTCTCGTCCGACATCTGGCGCATCGACACGGCGCGCGGCCCGGTGTGCGCCAAGCGCGCGCTGGCCAAGCTGCGCGTGGCCGCCGACTGGCGCGCGCCCATCGTGCGCAACCAGTACGAGGCGCGCTGGATGGCGGTGGCGCAGCAGGCGTCGCCCGGCAGCGCGCCGCGCCTGCTCGGCCAGCACCCGGGGCTGGGCGTGCTGGTGATGCAATGGCTGCCGCCGGCCGACCACGCGCTGTGGAAGCAGCAGCTCCGCGAGGGCCATGGCGACCTTGCGACGGCGCAGGCGGTCGGCCGCATGCTTTCGTGCATCCATGCGTTCTCGGCCGCGCGGCCCGAGCTGGCGGCACAGTTCGACACCGACCGCATCTTCTACGACATCCGACTCGAGCCCTACCTCGTGGCCACCGCGGTCAAGCACCCGGACCTCGCGCCGCAGTTGCACGCGCTGGTGGCGCAGACGCAGTCGCATGCGGTGGCGCTGGTGCATGGCGACGTGAGCCCGAAGAACATCCTCGTCGGGCCGCAGGGGCCGGTGCTGCTGGATGCCGAATGCGCCTGGTGGGGCGACCCGGCCTTCGACCTGGCGTTCTGCCTCAACCACCTGTTGCTCAAGTGCCTGTGGACCCCGGCGGCCCGCGAGGCCTTCCTGGCCTGCTTCGACGCGCTGGGCTCTGCATACCTGGCTGGCGTCGACTGGGAGCCGCGCGAGGCCATCGAGCAGCGCGCCGCGCGTTTGCTGCCCGGCCTGCTGCTCGCGCGGGTCGACGGCAAGTCACCTGCGGAATACATCACCACGGACGTGCAGCGCGAGGCCGTGCGGCGCTGCGCCAGGGCGCTGATCCAGGCGCCCGTTTCGCGCCTGGCCGACGTGGGCGCCGCCTGGCGCCGGGAGATCGAACGATGACGACGAACCGCATCCGCGCCGTGCAAGGCCGCCGCGTGTGGGACAGCCGCGGCCGCCCGACGGTGGAGGCCGAGGTGCATCTCGAAGGTGGTGCGATCGGCCGCGCCATCGTGCCTGCAGGCGCCAGCAAGGGCACGCGCGAGGCGCTCGAATTGCGCGATGGCGGCGAGGCCTTCGGCGGCCTTGACGTGCAGCGTGCCGTGGCCCACGTGAACGGCGAGATCGCGCACGCGGTGATGGGCCTGGCCGCCGACGAGCAGGTGGTGCTCGACGAGCGGCTGATAGCGCTCGACGGCACGCCGAACAAGCAGCGCCTGGGCGCCAACGCCACGCTGGCGGTGTCGATGGCGGCGGCGCATGCGGCGGCTGCGGCGCGCGGCCTGCCGCTGTACCGGCACCTGGCCGGCGAGGGCGAGGTGCTGCTGCCGATGCCGCAGGTGCAGATCTTCGGCGGCGGTGCGCACGCGGGCCGGCGCGTCGACATCCAGGACTTCATGGTCGTGTGCCCCGGCGCCAGCAGCTTCACACAGGCGATCGAGTGGACGGCCGAGGTCTACCGCCATGCCGGCGCGCTGATGCGCTCGCGCGGTGCGCTGGCCGGTGTGGCCGACGAGGGCGGCTGGTGGCCGGCCTTCGACAGCAACGAACAGGCCCTCGAGGCGCTGCTCGCCGCCATCGAGGCCGCCGGCTTCGTGCCGGGCGCGCAGGTGGCGATGGCGCTGGACATCGCGGCCAGCGACTTCGGTCGCGGCGGCCGCTACACCCTGGGCCTGGAGCGCCGCGAGCTCGACAGCGACGGCCTCATCGAGATGCTTCTGCGCTGGTGCGAGCGCTTCCCCATCGCCAGCATCGAGGACCCGTTGGCCGAGGACGACCCCGTCGCCTTCGCGCGCTTCACGCGTGCCGTGGGCCAGCGCCTGCAGGTGGTCGGCGACGACTTCCTCGTCTCCGACGCCGCGCTGCTGCGCGAAGCGTCGGCCGCCGGGGCCGCCAATACCGTGCTGCTCAAGCCCAACCAGCGCGGCACGCTCACCGAGACGCTGCGCTGCCGCGAGGCGGCGCGCGAGCGGGGTTACGCCACCGTCGTCTCGGCGCGTTCCGGCGAGACCGAGGACACCAGCATCGTCGACCTCGCCATCGGCTGGCGCGCCGGCCAGCTCAAGGTGGGCTCGTTCGCGCGCAGCGAGCGCCTGGCCAAGTGGAACGAGGTGCTGCGCATCGAGGAGCGGCTGGGCACGCAGGCGCGGTTCGCCGGTGCGGGCGTGTTCGGACGCAATCCGACGGCGCGCTGAGCGGCCGCGTCAGAAGCTCGTCTTCGTCTTGACGAGGAACTGCACCTTCTTGATGTCGGGCGTGGTGTTCAGCGGGAAGGCCAGGTCCATGTGCAACACGTTGCTGAACGCCGAGCGGGCACTGACGATGCGCAGGCCGACGCCGGCGTTGCTCAGCCAGCCGGGGTTGGCGGCGTTGATGTTGTCGCCGCCCCAGGCGCGGCCCAGGTCGAAGAAGGCGGCCCCGCCGATGCGGAACAGCTGCCAGACGTACAGGTCGGTGTAGAAGCGCTCCTCGACGGTGAACAGCGCGCGCCGCGTGCCGCTCTGGTAGCGCAGCGGATAGCCGCGCAGGCCGTTGTCGCCGCCGAGCTGCAGCAGGTCGGGCTGGTCGGGGCGCACCAGCGAGTCGCCCGAGGCGCCGGCGTAGAAGAGCCAGCGCCTGCCTTGTGGCAGGTAGTACTGCGCCTGTGCCCCCAGGCGATGGCGGCGCACGCGACCCTCGGCCACCTGGCCGGAGATGGAGGCCGCCGCGATCAGCGTGTGCTCCGGCAGCGGCTCGAAGCCGCGGCTGATCGATCCCGAGTACAGCCAGGCATTCAGCGTGGAACCCAGCGCGGTGGAGGCGCGGCCGATCTGCATCTTCGACGCCAGGCCGAGCGCGAAGAACTCCGGCCGGCCGATCAGGTTGCGGTTCATGGCGCGGTCGAAGCGGTCCTCGACCAGTTCGTAGCGAGCGAAGGGTGCGACCAGCTTCTCGTCGGCAGGCAGCTGCGCCGGCGCCACCTGGCCGGGCTCGAACGCGTGGCCGTCGTTCTCATAGCTCAGGCCCAGCGAATAGCGCTGCACCCAGCCGTCGACCAGCCCAGCCGACCAGCCGCCGAACACCTCGGCCTTGTTCTCGCGGTGCCGGTAGGCGCTGGCCACGTTGCCGGCGTTGTAGACCGAGTCGATGCGGTCGTCCTTCGAGGCGCTGACACCGGCCGCCCAGCGGGCGTCGAGTTCATAGAAGGGCCGCGTGACCGACAGCGCCGTGCGCTTGCCGTCGCTGTTCGACGCATGTTCGAAGTTCACAGCCGCCAAGGTGCCGAAGGCCCTCGAGTTGGCAAACTGGAATTCGGTGCTGGTTCGGTCGACGTCCTTCGATCGGCCCAGGCTGATCGAGGTGCCCGTGCCGAGCACGTTGTACTCGCGCAGCTTCAGGCCGCCGGTGTTCGTACCGCCCGAGCGCCCGGCGCTGAAGCCGGGGTCGAGCGACCAGGTGTCACGCGTGACGACCTCGATGTCGACCACGCCGTCGTGCACCGCCAGCGGCAGGAAATGCACGTCGTACAAGTAGCGGTTGCTGCGCAGCAGGCGCTCGGTTTCCTCGATCAGCCGCACCGACACAGGCTCGCCGGTCTTGAACAGCAACTGGCGCTCGATCACGCTGGGGCGCGTCAGGATGTGCAGCTTGTTGGCCGTGCGGAACAGCCAGTTGTCTTCCTTCGGATCGCTGGTGTCGAAGATGTCGCGCACGGCGATGCGGATCTCGCCAATGCGCGCCCCGGCGGCCTCCAGTTCGGCGAACGAGGGCAGCGGCGCCGTCGGCTCGCCCGCCATCGCGGGAAAAGCCGCGCCGAACGCTGCCGCCGCAGCCAGGATCAGCGAACGAAGACGAGACACGGGGCGATGCCTCAAACCGGGCCTCGGGGGTGCAGCAACATGGGCGGACTGTCTCAGGCGATGCTTGACGGAGCCTTAACGACCCATCATCTCCGAGCAGACCCTGGGGCGCCAGCCTTGCCCGGGCACATCCCGGGGGCATCGCGGCGCCGCATGAGCTGGATCAAGGGGCCGCTGCGCCAGCTCGGCAGTAGACTGGATGCGAGAATCCAGTAAACTGGAAGCATGGACGTCAATGCCCGCATCAGCCGCCGCGTGAAGGAACTGCGAGAAGCCCGTGGCTGGTCGCTCGAGGCGCTGGCCGAACGAAGCGGCGTGAGTCGCTCCAACATCTCGCTGATCGAGCGCGGCCAGAGCAGCCCCACCGCCACCGTGCTCGACAAGCTCAGCGCCGGGCTGGGCGTCACCCTCGCGTCGCTGTTCGAAGGCGCCGCGGCGCGCTCGGCCGATCCCTCGCCGGTGGCGCGCGTGGCCGATCAGCCGCTGTGGTCGGATCCCGCCTCCGGCTACCGGCGCCGCAATGTCTCGCCGCCGCTGCGTTCGCCGCTGCAGCTCGTCGACGTGGTCTTCCCGGCCGGGCAGCGCGTGGCCTACGAGACCGGCGCGCGCGAGACCGAGGTGCACCAGCAGGTCTGGATGATCGACGGCGTGATGGAGCTCACGGTGGGCGATGCGCAGTGGCGTCTGGGCGCCGGCGACTGCCTGGCGATGCGGCTGGACCGGCCGATCGTCTACCGCAACCCGACGCAGCGTGACGCGCGTTACCTCGTGGCGCTCGTCACGCTGCCTTTCGTTCCCGACAGGAGGCCCGCATGAAGGTTGGACTGACCGACGGCTACCGCGTGCGACGCGTCGGCGCCGACGAGGCGTTCCGAGGCATCGAGCCGCTCGCCGAGGTGCTGCTCGACTGCGTCGAGGGCGGCGCCTCTGTGAGCTTCATGTGGCCCTTGCCGCGCGAGCGCGCGCAGGGCTTCTGGCGCGGCGTGGCCGAGGGCGTGGCGCGCGGCGAACGCGCGCTGCTGGTGGCCGAAGATCAGGGCGGTGAGATCGTCGGCACGGCGCAGCTGATCCTCTCGCAGCCGGACAACCAGCCGCACCGCGCCGACGTGGCCAAGATGCTGGTGCACCGCCGCGCCCGGCGCCGCGGACTCGCGCAGCGCCTTCTGTCGGCACTGGAAGACGAAGCCCGCCGCGAAGGCAAGACCGTGCTGGTGCTCGACACCGTGACCGGAGGCGACGCCGAGCGCCTGTATGCGCGTGGCGGCTGGCAGCGTGTGGGCGTGATCCCGAACTACGCGCTGATGCCCGATGGCCGGCCCTGCGCGACGACCTACTTCCACAAGCCGCTGGCGATCCAGGCCAGCTAGGCCTTCGCCTGAACGCCGCGCAGATAGGCGTCGATCGCCTGCTCGCCGACGCGGGCGAGGTCGAAGGCCGTCGGGTCGAGCATCCAGTTGCTGATCAGCCCGTCGATCAGCGACTGCATGCCCAGCGCCGCCACGCGCGGCGAGACCGAGCCCGTCCACGCATGCCGCCGCGCCGCGCTGCGAAAGCCGCGCTCGACGTTGTCGACGCGGCCGCGCAGCCCGTTCAGGCGCCGCTCGCGCACACCGCGCAGCGCATTGCCGTGCTCCACCTTGAACAGCGCGATCTCGAACACGCGGCGCGCCTGCGGGTCCTTCACGGTGGCGCGCAGCGCGGCCAGGAAGCTGCCGCGGATCTGTGCCACCGGGTCGTCGAGCGCGCGCTCGCCGCTGCGAAGAATCTCGCTTTCCAGCGGCAAGGTGACGCGGTTCATCATCGCGTTGAACAGGTCGGCCTTGTTGCGGAAGTGCCAGTACACCGCGCCGCGCGTCACGCCGGCGGCACGGGCCACCTGCTCCAGCGAGGTGCGCGACACCCCGCGGCGATGGAACTCGCGTTCCGCCATGTCGAGGATGCGTTCGCGCGTGCGCTGCGCATCGGCCTTGGTGCTGCGAGCCATCGGGATTTCAACGGGTCGGCGACATACATTCACTCACGTATGTATAGTAGCTGCACCGCGTGCGGCGCCGGGAGGCGCCGACCGAAACAAGGGGAAAACATGTCAGCGTGGCGGCGGTTCGGTGTCGAAATCCTGGTGATCGCTCTCGCGCTGCCCCTGGCCGCCTGCGGCCCGAAGCCGGCAGCGACGCCGCCAGCCGCGCCGCCGCCGGCTGAGGTGGGCGTGGTCAAGGCCGAGCCGGCCAGCGTCGGCCTGGTGACCGAACTGCCGGGCCGCACCGAGGCTTCGCGCATTGCACAGGTGCGCGCGCGGGTCGCCGGCATCGTGCAGCGCCAGCTGTTCCGCGAAGGCAGCGACGTGAAGGCCGGCCAGCCGCTGTTCCGCCTCGACGATGCGCCCTACCGTGCCACGCTGGCCAGCGCACAGGCGGCGCTGGCGCGCGCCGAGGCCAACGTGATGCAGACGCGCGCGCAGGCCGAGCGCTACAAGCCGCTGGCCGAAGCCAACGCGATCAGCCAGCAGGAGTTCATCGTGGCGCAGGCCGCCTTCAAGCAGGCCGAGGCCGACGTGGCTTCGGCCAAGGCGGCGATGCAGACGGCGCAGATCAACGTCGGCTACGCCGCCGTCGCCTCGCCGATCTCCGGGCGCATCGGCCGCGCGCTGGTCACCGAGGGCGCGCTGGTCGGCCAGGGAGAGGCGACGCAACTCGCCGTGGTGCAGCAGATCGACCCGCTGTATGTCAACTTCACGCAGCCCGCGGGCGAGGTGATGCGCCTGCGCGCGGCGATCGCCAGCGGTGCCTACACGAGCGCCGGCAGCGCCGGCTCGGTGGCGGTGACGGTGCTGCTGGAAGACGGCAGCGTCTACCCGCTGCGCGGCAAGCTGCTGTTCAGCGACCTGTCGGTCGACCCCAGCTCCAACCAGATCACTCTGCGTGCCGAGGTGCCCAACCCGAAGGGCGCGCTGCTGCCGGGGCTGTACGTGCGTGTGCGCCTGGAGCAGGCGCAGGTGCCCTCGGGCATCCTGCTGCCGCAGCAGGCGGTGCAGCGCGGCAGTGCCGGCGACACGGTGATGGTGGTTGGCGCCGACGGCAAGGTCGCCGCGCGGCCGGTGAAGGTCAGCCTCGGGCAGGGCAGGCAGTGGGTCGTGCTCGACGGCCTGGCCGCAGGCGAGCAGGTGGTGGTCGAGGGCTTCCAGAAGATCCGCCCGAACGCCGTCGTCAAGCCGGTGCCGTGGCTGGCCCCCCCCAGCGGCGCCGCGGCCCCGGCCGCAACGGCGACACCGGCGGCGAGCGCCGCCGCCTCAACGCCGGCCGCGCGCTGAGGAGCAGCGGCGCATGGCACAGTTCTTCATCGACCGGCCCATCTTCGCGTGGGTGATCGCGCTGTTCATCCTCGTCGTGGGTGGCGTCTCGATCACGCAGCTGCCGGTGTCGCAGTACCCGCCGGTGGCGCCGCCGTCCATCGTCGTCAACGTCGGCTACCCCGGCGCCTCGGCGCAGACGCTGGAAGACAGCGTGATCGCCGTCATCGAGCGCGAGATGAACGGATCGCCCGGCCTGGCCTACTTCGAGTCGGTCACGCAGGCCGACGGCACCGGCAGCATCACGCTGAGTTTCGAGCCGGGCACCAACCCCGATCTCGCCCAGGTCGACGTGCAGAACCGCCTCTCCCGCGCCACGCCGCGCCTGCCGCAGGCGGTGGTGCAGCAGGGCGTGCGGGTGGACAAGGCGAATCCCAACTTCCTTCTGTTCGTCATCCTGTCCAGCGACAAGGGCGTGCTCGATCCGGTGGCGCTGGGCGATTTCGCCTCGCGCAACGTGGTGCCCGAGATGCAGCGCGTGCCCGGCGTCGGCCAGGCTCAGCTGTTCGGCACCGAGCGCGCCATGCGCGTGTGGATCGACCCGGCCAAGCTGGTGGGCTACCGGCTCTCCGCTGCCGACGTCAACGCGGCCATCGCGGCGCAGAACGCGCAGGTCTCCTCCGGCACCATCGGCGACCTGCCGAACACGCGCGACCAGGGCATCTTCGCCACCGTGGTGGTGAAGGGCCAGCGCGAGACGGCGGCGCAGTTCGGCGAGATCGTGCTGCGCGCCAACGTCGACGGCTCCACCGTGCGCCTGAAGGACGTCGCCCGCATTGAACTCGGCGCGCAGGCCTACAGCGTGCGCACGCGGCTGAACGGCGAACCTTCCACCGGCATCGGCATCCAGCTCTCGCCCACCGCCAACGCGCTGCAGACCGCCAAGCTGGTGAAGAAGCGCCTCGAGGAGCTGCGCCCCTACTTCCCGCCCGGCGTGAAGGCGACGATCCCCTACGACAGCTCGACCTTCATCAGCCTGTCGATCAGCCAGGTGGTCGAGACGCTCATCGAGGCGGTGATCCTGGTGTTCCTGGTGATGTACCTGTTCCTGCAGAACATCCGCTACACGATCATTCCCACGCTGGTGGTGCCGATCGCGCTGCTCGGCAGCTTCGCCTCGCTGCTCGCGCTGGGCTTCTCGATCAACGTGCTGACCATGTTCGGCATGGTGCTGGTGATCGGCATCGTCGTCGACGACGCCATCGTGGTGGTCGAGAACGTCGAGCGCATCATGAGCACCGAGGGCCTGCCGCCGCTGGAAGCGACGCGCAAGGCGATGGGGCAGATCTCCGGCGCGATCGTCGGTGTCACCGTGGTGCTGATCTCGGTGTTCGTGCCGCTGGCCTTCTTCAGCGGCGCGGTGGGCAACATCTACCGCCAGTTCGCTGCGGTGATGGTGACGGCGGTGGCCTTCTCGGCCTTCCTCGCGCTCTCGCTGACGCCGGCGCTGTGCGCCACGATCCTCAAGCCGGTGGAGGCGGGCCACCACCACGCCAAGCGCGGCTTCTTCGGCTGGTTCAACCGCGGCTTCTCGCGCACCGCCAAGGCCTACGAGGGCCTGGTCGCGCGCATCCTGCGCCGCGCCGCGCGCTACCTGGTGATCTATGCGGCGATCGTCGCCGCCGTCGTGGTGCTGTTCGGCCGCCTGCCGACCTCGTTCATCCCCAACGAGGACCAGGGCAACATCCTCGTCAACGTGCAGTTGCCGCCGGGCGCCACGCAGAACCGCACGCTGGCGGTGATGCAGCAGGTCGAGACCTACATGTCCGCCCAGCCCGAGGTGGCCAACATGGTCAGCGTGCTCGGCTTCAGCTTCTCGGGCAGCGGGCAGAACGCCGCGCTGGCCTTCGTCACGCTGAAGGACTGGGGCGAGCGCGAAGGCCCCGGCCAGTCGGCCCAGGCGCTGGTGGGGCGGGCCTTTGGCGCGCTCGGCAGGATCCGCGACGCGATCATCTTCCCGGTCAGCCCGCCGGCGATCCGTGATCTCGGCCGCGCCAACGGCTTCGCAATGCGCCTGCAGGACCGCGCCAGCGCCGGCCACGACGCGCTGCTGGCGGCGCGCAACCAGCTGCTCGGCATGGCCTCGAAAAGCCCGCTACTGGTGGCCGTGCGCCCCGATGGCCTGGAAGACGCCTCGCAACTGCAGCTCGACATCGATCGCGACAAGGCCAGTGCGCTGGGCGTGGGCTTCGCCGCCATCAACAGCGCGCTGTCGACGGCGCTGGGCTCGGCCTACGTCAACGACTTCCCGAACGCCGGCCGGCTGCAGCGCGTGGTGGTGCAGGCCGATGCGCCCACGCGCATGCAGCCCGAAGACCTGCTGCGCATCAACGTGCTGAATGGCGCCGGTGCGCCGGTGCCGCTGTCGGCTTTCGCCAGCACGCGCTGGATCACCGGGCCGATGCAGACGGTGCGCTACAACGGCTACCCGACCATGCGCATCGCCGGCGAGCCGGCGCCAGGCGTGTCCAGCGGCGCGGCGATCGCCGAGATGGAGCGCCTGGCCGCGCAGCTGCCGGCAGGTTTCGCCTACGAATGGACCGGCCTGTCGCGCGAGGAGAAACTCTCCGGCTCGACGGCGCTGATCCTGTTCGGCTTCTCGCTGCTGTCGGTGTTCCTGTGCCTGGCGGCGTTGTACGAGAGCTGGTCGATCCCGCTGTCGGTGATCCTGGTGGTGCCGCTGGGAATTCTCGGCGTGATCCTGGGCGCCAACATCCGCGGCCTGGAGAACGATGTGTTCTTCAAGGTCGGCCTGATCACCATCATCGGCCTGTCGGCGAAGAACGCCGTGCTGATCATCGAGTTCGCCAAGGACCTGGCGGCGCAGGGCAAGAGCCTGGTCGATGCCGTGCTGGAGGCGGCGCACCTGCGCTTCCGGCCGATCATCATGACCTCGATGGCCTTCATCCTCGGCGTGCTGCCGCTGGTGCTGGCCAGCGGCGCCGGCTCGGCCAGCCAGCACAGCATCGGCACCGGCGTGATGGGCGGCATGATCACCGCCACGACGCTGGCGGTGTTCTTCGTGCCGGTGTTCTTCGTCGTCGTGCGCCGCATCTTCAAGGGCAGCGAGCGGCAGCGCCGATTCGACGCCGCGCATGGCCACGCGATCGGCGCCGACGCGCCGGCCGCCGGCAAGGAGGACGCATGAACCCGCGCCAGATCCTCGCTGCGATCGCGTCCGCCGCCATGCTCGCCGGCTGTGCCAACCTGGCGCCGAGCTACGAGCGCCCGGCCGCCCCCGTGGCGGCGCAGTTCCCGGCCGCCGCCGCCTCGGCACCCATTGCCACGCCGGCCGCCGAACTCGACTGGCAGGCCTTCTTCGGCGACGAGCGCCTGAAGCGCCTGATCGCGCTGTCGCTGCAGAACAACCGCGACCTGCGCATCGCCGCGCTGAACATCGAGGCCACGCGCGCGCAGGCCCAGGTGCGCGACGCTGACCGCTGGCCCACCCTCAACGCCGGCCTGACCGGCTCGCGCCAGCCCACCGCCAGCGGCGGCATCAACTCGCTGTACACCGCCGGCCTGCAAGTCACCGCGTATGAGATCGACCTGTTCGGCCGCCTGCGCAACCTGAGCGACGCCGCGGCGGCCCAGGTGCTGGCCAGCGAGGAAGCCCGCAAGGCGGTACAGATCAGCCTGGTGTCGGC
Proteins encoded in this window:
- a CDS encoding GNAT family N-acetyltransferase — protein: MKVGLTDGYRVRRVGADEAFRGIEPLAEVLLDCVEGGASVSFMWPLPRERAQGFWRGVAEGVARGERALLVAEDQGGEIVGTAQLILSQPDNQPHRADVAKMLVHRRARRRGLAQRLLSALEDEARREGKTVLVLDTVTGGDAERLYARGGWQRVGVIPNYALMPDGRPCATTYFHKPLAIQAS
- a CDS encoding efflux RND transporter periplasmic adaptor subunit, encoding MSAWRRFGVEILVIALALPLAACGPKPAATPPAAPPPAEVGVVKAEPASVGLVTELPGRTEASRIAQVRARVAGIVQRQLFREGSDVKAGQPLFRLDDAPYRATLASAQAALARAEANVMQTRAQAERYKPLAEANAISQQEFIVAQAAFKQAEADVASAKAAMQTAQINVGYAAVASPISGRIGRALVTEGALVGQGEATQLAVVQQIDPLYVNFTQPAGEVMRLRAAIASGAYTSAGSAGSVAVTVLLEDGSVYPLRGKLLFSDLSVDPSSNQITLRAEVPNPKGALLPGLYVRVRLEQAQVPSGILLPQQAVQRGSAGDTVMVVGADGKVAARPVKVSLGQGRQWVVLDGLAAGEQVVVEGFQKIRPNAVVKPVPWLAPPSGAAAPAATATPAASAAASTPAAR
- a CDS encoding helix-turn-helix domain-containing protein, with the protein product MDVNARISRRVKELREARGWSLEALAERSGVSRSNISLIERGQSSPTATVLDKLSAGLGVTLASLFEGAAARSADPSPVARVADQPLWSDPASGYRRRNVSPPLRSPLQLVDVVFPAGQRVAYETGARETEVHQQVWMIDGVMELTVGDAQWRLGAGDCLAMRLDRPIVYRNPTQRDARYLVALVTLPFVPDRRPA
- a CDS encoding TetR family transcriptional regulator; translated protein: MARSTKADAQRTRERILDMAEREFHRRGVSRTSLEQVARAAGVTRGAVYWHFRNKADLFNAMMNRVTLPLESEILRSGERALDDPVAQIRGSFLAALRATVKDPQARRVFEIALFKVEHGNALRGVRERRLNGLRGRVDNVERGFRSAARRHAWTGSVSPRVAALGMQSLIDGLISNWMLDPTAFDLARVGEQAIDAYLRGVQAKA
- a CDS encoding BamA/TamA family outer membrane protein, giving the protein MSRLRSLILAAAAAFGAAFPAMAGEPTAPLPSFAELEAAGARIGEIRIAVRDIFDTSDPKEDNWLFRTANKLHILTRPSVIERQLLFKTGEPVSVRLIEETERLLRSNRYLYDVHFLPLAVHDGVVDIEVVTRDTWSLDPGFSAGRSGGTNTGGLKLREYNVLGTGTSISLGRSKDVDRTSTEFQFANSRAFGTLAAVNFEHASNSDGKRTALSVTRPFYELDARWAAGVSASKDDRIDSVYNAGNVASAYRHRENKAEVFGGWSAGLVDGWVQRYSLGLSYENDGHAFEPGQVAPAQLPADEKLVAPFARYELVEDRFDRAMNRNLIGRPEFFALGLASKMQIGRASTALGSTLNAWLYSGSISRGFEPLPEHTLIAAASISGQVAEGRVRRHRLGAQAQYYLPQGRRWLFYAGASGDSLVRPDQPDLLQLGGDNGLRGYPLRYQSGTRRALFTVEERFYTDLYVWQLFRIGGAAFFDLGRAWGGDNINAANPGWLSNAGVGLRIVSARSAFSNVLHMDLAFPLNTTPDIKKVQFLVKTKTSF